AAATGAACCCTGTGAAAATACTATAGACGGGACGGCGTTAAAGTGGGAGTAAAATCAGCGTGCTACATTCAGGAAAGATAAAACATGCTGGCGATAATCGCGCATAAAATAAGCGTGATAAGAATGAACTCAAACCGATAGCGTCGCAGCATACGCCCTCCGGATAAAAAAACGGCGCCGATTATTATGGCTCAGCGCCGATTTAGCAACGTGCCCGCGAGGGGCACGGTTTAGCGAGTTGGCTTACGCAGCTGGCTGTGCAGCAGGTTTAGCGGCTTCGTGTTTTACTGCTTTTTTGTGGTGCTTTTTAGCAGCCTGAGCTTTCTGCTCTACAGCAGGTTTAGCTGCTGCTTTCTTGTGGTGTTTTTTCGCAGCCTGGGCTTTCTGCTCAGTTGGCGCAGCAGTGGTGGTGGTTGCTGCTGGTTTGGTTGCTGCTTTTTTGTGGTGTTTTTTAGCGGCCTGAGCTTTCTGCTCTACAGCTGCTTTTTTGTGTTTTTTGTGGTGCACAGTTTTTGCTGGCGCCGCTTTAGTGGTCGCAGCAGCAGCCGGAGCTGGGGTAGCGGAGGTTGCAGCATCAGCAGCAAACGCAGCAGAAGACAGACCCATAGCAGCGGCAACAACCAGAGCTAATACTTTTTTCATTCTCATACCCTCGAATTTGGTTTCTCATTTAACCCCACTGCGGGGCCGTTGAAATAACTATATCCTTATGGATTCGAGGCTTCCGTGAGTCATTGGTATCGGCGTGTAACCTAATGTACAAAGCGCGTGTACATGGTCGATGGATGAAAGGCATTTCTTGCACCACAGAACCGCGCTGTCCTAATTTTCACTTAATCTTTTTCTCAGATAGTAGATTCTCACATTATTTAAAGGGTTATAAATCTATGAGAAAGATTCTTCTTATTGCGCTTGCAGGGTCAGGAATGGCCGGTTCGGCCTTTGCACAGAACGTTACCGTGGATGTTCCGAGTGGTTATAAAGTGGTGATTGTGCCTTCATCCGCTACCGTTCCCCAGGCCGTCGTCGTTACCGCGCTAACGCCTCAGACAGTGTACGTCGCGCCTGCGCCTGTGGCCGCTGCGCCGGTCTATCATCCTCGCGCACGCCATGTGGCCAGCGTGGCGGAAGGGATGGTGATTGAA
Above is a window of Lelliottia jeotgali DNA encoding:
- a CDS encoding Acid shock protein precursor codes for the protein MKKVLALVVAAAMGLSSAAFAADAATSATPAPAAAATTKAAPAKTVHHKKHKKAAVEQKAQAAKKHHKKAATKPAATTTTAAPTEQKAQAAKKHHKKAAAKPAVEQKAQAAKKHHKKAVKHEAAKPAAQPAA